A single window of Mycosarcoma maydis chromosome 1, whole genome shotgun sequence DNA harbors:
- a CDS encoding uncharacterized protein (related to NADPH quinone oxidoreductase homolog PIG3) — protein MSARGFSSSRSLAPTILQSTLAARATIITRPSRAFGHASIAPRCGQQFNSSRPSIVATCLKTVQFRTMSTEIPSQMKAILVKDGKGPSDNLYLGEAPVPELGEDEVLVKIKAFGLNRMDIMQREGNYPLPPHAPQIMGVEFSGHIVATNKPKEIQWKVGQEVFGLAVGGAYAEYIKVPSRMILEKPGELDWVQAAAIPENYLTAFQALRTIGGLQRGEDVLIHAGASGVGLAAIQLARAFGAGKVYITAGSEDKIKFCQEVGADKGFNYKAVDWAEELAKHTGAKGPAGSVDVIVDFIGAPYFNGNLQSLKRDGRMILLAFMGGAKIKETVLAQILFKRLRIEGSTLRSRSVEYQSNLVQGFVEEKGLERLISGASKDADSNDASHRLVIHKVYSWKDIKEAHDEMEANKNIGKIVITIDDA, from the coding sequence ATGTCAGCTCGGGGTTTCAGCAGCTCTCGGTCTCTCGCACCTACCATCCTCCAGAGTActctcgcagctcgagctACAATCATCACAAGACCTTCGCGTGCCTTCGGCCACGCATCGATTGCTCCACGCTGCGGGCAACAGTTCAActcatctcgaccgagcATCGTCGCTACTTGTCTCAAGACGGTTCAGTTTCGCACCATGTCGACCGAAATCCCATCTCAGATGAAAGCCATCTTGGTCAAGGATGGCAAAGGTCCATCCGACAACCTGTATCTCGGCGAAGCGCCCGTTcccgagctcggcgaggacgaggtaTTGGTCAAGATCAAAGCATTCGGCCTTAACCGCATGGATATTATGCAACGTGAGGGAAACTATCCTTTGCCTCCGCATGCGCCGCAGATCATGGGCGTCGAGTTTTCTGGCCATATCGTAGCCACTAACAAGCCCAAGGAGATCCAATGGAAGGTCGGACAGGAAGTCTTCGGCCTTGCCGTTGGCGGCGCTTACGCCGAATACATTAAGGTTCCTTCGCGCATGATCTTGGAAAAGCCgggcgagctcgactgggtgcaagcagctgcgatcCCGGAAAACTACCTGACCGCTTTCCAAGCGCTGCGAACGATTGGAGGACTGCAACGGGGCGAGGATGTGTTGATACACGCCGGTGCTTCCGGTGTCGGTCTCGCTGCGATTCAGCTTGCACGTGCGTTTGGCGCCGGAAAGGTCTATATCACAGCTGGATCGGaagacaagatcaagttcTGTCAAGAGGTCGGCGCAGACAAGGGCTTCAACTACAAAGCAGTCGACTGGGCCGAAGAGCTGGCCAAACATACCGGCGCCAAAGGCCCAGCAGGCTCAGTCGATGTGATCGTCGACTTCATCGGCGCACCATACTTCAACGGAAACCTGCAGAGCCTGAAACGCGACGGTCGAATGATCCTACTTGCCTTCATGGGTGGTGCAAAGATCAAGGAGACTGTCCTTGCACAGATCCTATTTAAGCGTCTGCGAATCGAAGGATCTACGCTTCGTTCGCGCTCCGTCGAATACCAGAGCAACCTTGTGCAAGGCTTTGTCGAAGAAAAAGGCCTTGAACGTCTTATCTCTGGAGCATCCAAGGACGCCGATAGCAACGATGCAAGCCATAGGCTTGTGATCCACAAAGTGTACTCGTGGAAGGACATCAAAGAGGCTCACGATGAGATGGAGGCTAACAAAAACATTGGCAAAATTGtcatcaccatcgatgATGCCTGA
- a CDS encoding uncharacterized protein (related to acetylhydrolase), with the protein MGLPPYSGPFKVGVLDLEIPVRTPRSFCNNVVDPGVLNKPAKKARNWARKQDQEAKENRHTQIKKCAAKQQDRDTQVQQRRSQNNAESGTDTSGTSTRSSTAYTSNCVYCDSNQEPCGDDCGQGDDDSEDARSEWSPWSTGSKTCTLHLETVLFTIYYPALPMTFGACWSERFASAHPQRDDTDRADTGNFGKRPPQLPMIIFSHGLTGNRLSYSQYCGELASKGIIVAEIEHRDGSGVSSILRGQEAPNKAEKGGWHMPHMVGHQSSGRLKASVPYLTFEKIGLHSFAENPSEREVHLRRDQIEMRHAEIEETFYVLNEINEGRGYDIGKLDLDFVTLCGHSSGGATVIEVMRRENPFAIATVLDPWVEPVRDPAKEEDEVKGRIAKPIYVLNSESFTVWEEHFEKLKRICLDARKVSGRGWLLTLTGSKHTDFSDYPFLLPRIFRSTVEPRQTIEVFSTATYKQMGLSRQRCREQEDTPGYKVDSQRSFRDASSACLLGTSQTANLLHIASHDGLDHVASPTLLKRGVMPFPTGVRGLKKRGNVPSSETMVSSVVRDVDQGGNKHKALEIRVKAEQEPAKVASKVGHPENKLQRPQVSDSDRGRDSHQNLRKEGKQDMAEVGPEARDMVGSRHGQTSLNTTSRDNSMFDKGFITDIRYLKMIDADQDVQRVHEQLEQVAERLKDKICHGLGAEEAETLLKSKQAWLVRKSAFGT; encoded by the exons ATGGGATTGCCTCCCTACAGTGGACCATTCAAGGTGGGagtgctcgatctcgagatACCGGTGCGAACGCCGCGCAGTTTCTGCAACAATGTTGTTGATCCAGGTGTTCTCAACAAGCCGGCTAAAAAAGCACGAAATTGGGCCAGAAAGCAGGATCAAGAGGCCAAGGAGAACCGTCATACACAAATCAAGAAATGCGCGGCAAAGCAACAAGATCGCGACACGCAAGTGCAGCAACGACGCAGTCAGAACAACGCTGAATCTGGAACTGACACCAGCGGTACTAGCACTCGATCTTCAACAGCTTACACGTCGAACTGTGTGTACTGTGACAGCAACCAAGAGCCATGTGGCGACGACTGCGGTCAGGGGGATGACGATTCGGAAGACGCCCGATCTGAATGGTCGCCGTGGTCCACGGGCTCAAAGACATGCACTCTGCATTTGGAAACGGTACTGTTCACTATATACTATCCAGCCTTGCCGAT GACGTTCGGTGCATGCTGGAGTGAACGCTTTGCTTCA GCACATCCTCAACGAGACGATACCGATCGAGCCGATACAGGCAATTTCGGCAAGCGACCGCCACAATTACCCATGATCATTTTCTCTCACGGACTGACTGGCAACCGTCTCAGCTACTCTCAGTATTGCGGTGAACTCGCCAGCAAAGGTATCATCGtagccgagatcgagcatcgagatgGTTCCGGTGTTAGCAGCATCTTGCGAGGCCAAGAGGCGCCCAACAAGGCAGAAAAGGGCGGATGGCACATGCCCCACATGGTCGGACACCAATCTTCTGGAAGACTGAAGGCTTCTGTACCGTATTTGACATTCGAAAAGATTGGGTTACATTCGTTTGCAGAGAATCCTTCGGAGCGAGAGGTTCATTTGCGTCGAGATCAGATCGAGATGCGACACGCCGAAATCGAGGAGACGTTCTACGTGCTCAACGAGATCAATGAGGGTCGTGGATATGATATC GGCAAGTTGGACCTCGATTTTGTGACGCTTTGCGGACATTCGTCTGGCGGTGCCACGGTGATCGAGGTGATGCGCCGGGAAAATCCGTTCGCGATTGCGACGGTTTTAGACCCCTGGGTCGAGCCAGTACGCGATCCAGCcaaggaagaagacgaggtcAAAGGTCGAATCGCCAAACCCATCTACGTCTTGAATTCCGAGTCGTTTACCGTGTGGGAGGAGCATTTTGAAAAGTTGAAGAGGATCTGCTTGGATGCAAGAAAGGTGTCGGGTAGAGGATGGCTGTTGACGTTGACGGGGAGCAAGCACACGGACTTTTCCGACTACCCTTTCTTGTTGCCTAGGATCTTTCGGTCGACGGTAGAGCCAAGACAAACAATCGAGGTGTTTTCGACAGCTACTTATAAGCAGATGGGGTTGTCACGTCAACGCTGTCGTGAGCAGGAGGACACGCCGGGATACAAGGTCGACAGTCAAAGATCCTTCAGAGATGCTTCATCGGCTTGTCTTTTGGGAACAAGTCAGACCGCGAACTTACTGCATATCGCATCTCACGACGGGCTCGATCACGTCGCATCCCCAACACTATTGAAACGAGGTGTAATGCCTTTTCCGACTGGTGTCAGGGGGCTGAAGAAGCGTGGGAATGTTCCGTCATCCGAAACGATGGTGTCGTCGGTGGTACGTGATGTTGATCAAGGCGGAAACAAGCATAAAGCTCTCGAGATCCGAGTCAAGGCCGAACAGGAACCAGCCAAGGTGGCGTCTAAAGTGGGCCATCCTGAAAACAAATTGCAGCGACCACAGGTCTCCGACTCCGACAGAGGTAGAGACAGCCACCAAAACCTCCGGAAAGaaggcaagcaagacaTGGCTGAAGTAGGGCCAGAAGCGCGCGACATGGTCGGTTCACGACATGGGCAGACAAGCCTCAATACTACGTCACGCGACAATTCGATGTTCGATAAGGGCTTCATCACTGACATACGGTACCTCAAGATGATCGATGCGGACCAAGACGTGCAACGCGTGCACGAGCAGCTGGAGCAAGTGGCCGAGCGGCTAAAAGACAAGA TATGTCATGGCCTCGGGGCTGAGGAGGCAGAAACATTActcaagagcaagcaagcatgGCTGGTCCGAAAGTCCGCATTTGGGACATGA